The nucleotide sequence CTACGGCCTGCCATCACCACACCATCTAAGACCTTTGCTAATAAATACGCCTGAGCCACTAAGGCCACACCGTTTACTAACCCCAGTAGTACCGTTAACTGCACAAAACGACCACAAGCCTTTTGTTGCTGCTTGAGCCATTGGATCAGCTGTTTTTCCCGCGACTTATCCATGAAACCTTACTTACTACTTTAACTACTTATGTATTGCCGCCAGTATCGCAGGCCACAGGCCAGAGATAAACCATCACGCTGACTTTTGTTAGCCGACTCACATAAATTGATGTAGATCAAAAAAACACAGTAAATGCAGCCATTAAGCTTGGAAGTACCGCTGTTTATGGCCACAGCTAAGGCCAAGACTGTTTAATTGATAGCCATTAAGCCCAAGATCGGGTAAGCTGCCCGACCTTCAGGCCGCATTGCTAATTTAATGCTGCCGCCGTATTTGGCGTAGGGGCTTATTAGCACTACGCAACAAGAGATTAATGCATGAGCTTTGCCTCCCTGGGTCTGTCGGCCCCGATTTTAAAAGCGGTAGCTGAACAAGGTTACCAAACTCCTTCCCCAATCCAAGCACAAGCCATCCCAGCCGTATTAACTGGCCGTGATATTATGGCGGCTGCGCAAACGGGGACAGGCAAGACTGCAGGTTTTACCCTGCCAATGTTACAGTTATTAAGCAGTGGCGAGCGAACTCGCGGCGTGAGTATCCGTGCCTTAGTGCTGACTCCAACTCGTGAGTTAGCAGCACAGATTAGCGAAAACGTTAAGCAATACAGCGCGTATTTACCGTTAAAAAGCACAGTCGTATTCGGCGGCGTGTCTATCAATCCACAAATCGCTGAATTGCGTCGTGGCGTTGATGTACTGGTTGCCACCCCAGGCCGTTTACTGGACTTGCAACAGCAAGGCGCTGTGAAATTCGATAAACTCGAAATTCTGGTATTAGATGAAGCCGACCGCATGCTGGACATGGGCTTTATTCACGATATTCGCCGCATCTTAAAAATGTTGCCGCCTAAGCGTCAGAACTTAATGTTCTCGGCCACCTTTAGCGATGACATTCGTGAACTGGCTAAAGGCTTAGTGAACGATCCGGTTGAAATTTCTGTGACCCCAAGAAACAGCACAGCAACGACTGTGACGCAGTGGATCACTACCGTTGATAAGAGCCGCAAAGCTGCCTTATTAACTGAACTGTTTGCTGTGTATGACTGGACCCAAGTATTAGTGTTCTCGCGCACTAAGCATGGCGCTAATCGTCTGGCACGTTATTTAGATGACCACGGTATTTCTGCCGCGGCCATTCATGGCAACAAGAGCCAGAATGCTCGTACTCAAGCCTTAGCTGACTTTAAAGCCGGTAAAGTAAAAGCCTTAGTGGCAACCGATATCGCCGCCCGCGGTTTAGATATCGAGCAATTACCGCAAGTAGTTAACTTTGACTTACCACAAGTGGCTGAAGACTATGTGCACCGTATTGGCCGTACTGGCCGCGCAGGCGCCACTGGTCATGCCGTATCTTTGGTGAGCAGCGAAGAAACTAAAATGCTGCGCGACATTGAGAAGCTAATTCGTCAAACCTTAACCCGTAAGGTGTTTGAAGGTTATGAGCCGACTCAAGAAGTACCAACTGGCCCAGGCGCCACTAGCACTTCAACCAAGCCTAAGCAAAGCCAAGGCCGCGGCCCAGCTAAACCAAGAGCTAATGCTGAAGGTCAGCGTCGCTCAAGCAATGCTAATGCCGGTAATGGCAATAGCCGCACCAGTGCGGCTAGCAAGAGCCAAGCGCCGCGCCCAGCACGAGCTAAAAGCGAAGGTGAAAACCCATACGCTAACAGCAAGCCGCAGCGTCAAGCTGAAGGCAGCCGCTCTGATGCTAAGCCTGCGCCTAAAGCCAACAAAGGTAACTTTCAAGGCCAGCGTCGCTCGCACTCTGCCTAAATAGCCTTAAGGCTGTCATGGGGGATTACTGCTTAAATCAGTAACCCCCCGATGAACGCCCATAAAAAAACGCCGATAACTCAGTTATCGGCGTTTTTTTATGAGCTGGATTAATTCAGGCGCTAGTGACTAATGTCTAGAAGCTTGCACTAGAAGCCAAGCGCTAGCGTTAATCAAGTTAACGCTAGCAAAGCCAATACTAGTCGCGATTTTGCATTAAGGTCGCGCGGAAGTTTTTACCCTTAAGCTTACCTTTGGCCAGAATCGCTAACGCAATACGGGCTGAAGGACGCTTGATAGCCACAAAGCTGCGGATATCAGTAATCATAATTTTACCAATATCATCACCGGTTAACTGCTTGTCGGCGGTTAATGCGCCAAGCACATCACCTGGGCGTAACTTATCTTTCTTACCGCCATCAATCAGCACAGTAATCATTTGTGGCTCAGCCGGCATACGGCTTAACACGCTATCACTTGGCAAATGATCATATTGAATGCTGATATCTAAAGCTTCTTCCAGCAAGGCAATCTTGTAGTCATCATTGCTGCGGCAAAAGCTAAAGGCTTTACCTTGGGCGCCAGCACGGCCAGTACGACCAATGCGGTGAATGTGCAATTCAGGCTCATGGGCTAACTCAAAGTTAAATACCGCATCAAGATTATCGATATCTAAACCACGGGCGGCTACGTCGGTAGCTACCAGCACGTTGATGCTCTTGTTAGCAAACTGCACTAAGGTGCGGTCACGATCGCGCTGATCTAAATCACCATTAAGTGATAAGGCGCTAAAACCCCAGTTTTGCAAGCTAGTGGCCACTTGCTCACACTCACTTTTGGTATTACAAAATACCACGGCAGATTCTGGTTGATCGGCCAGTAACAATAAGCGCAAGGCGTCTAAACGCTCGCTGCGATCTAACTGATAAAAATGCTGGGCAATGGCTAAATTGTCATGGCCACCGGCCACTTCGACCATTTCAGGCTTAGTCATGAAACGCGCTGACATGGCCTTAATCTTTTCAGGATAGGTCGCGCTAAACAGCAT is from Shewanella sp. SNU WT4 and encodes:
- a CDS encoding DEAD/DEAH box helicase — translated: MSFASLGLSAPILKAVAEQGYQTPSPIQAQAIPAVLTGRDIMAAAQTGTGKTAGFTLPMLQLLSSGERTRGVSIRALVLTPTRELAAQISENVKQYSAYLPLKSTVVFGGVSINPQIAELRRGVDVLVATPGRLLDLQQQGAVKFDKLEILVLDEADRMLDMGFIHDIRRILKMLPPKRQNLMFSATFSDDIRELAKGLVNDPVEISVTPRNSTATTVTQWITTVDKSRKAALLTELFAVYDWTQVLVFSRTKHGANRLARYLDDHGISAAAIHGNKSQNARTQALADFKAGKVKALVATDIAARGLDIEQLPQVVNFDLPQVAEDYVHRIGRTGRAGATGHAVSLVSSEETKMLRDIEKLIRQTLTRKVFEGYEPTQEVPTGPGATSTSTKPKQSQGRGPAKPRANAEGQRRSSNANAGNGNSRTSAASKSQAPRPARAKSEGENPYANSKPQRQAEGSRSDAKPAPKANKGNFQGQRRSHSA
- the dbpA gene encoding ATP-dependent RNA helicase DbpA — translated: MTAPVSDTCLFATLPLRTELLTNLTTLGYTQMTPIQAASLPLTLNGKDLIAKAKTGSGKTAAFGLCLLNKLDVQRFRIQTLVLCPTRELADQVAQEIRNLARGIHNIKVLTLCGGMAVGPQIGSLEHGAHIIVGTPGRVLDHLDRGRLDLSHLTTLVLDEADRMLEMGFEKPLQAIVDSTPHYRQTMLFSATYPEKIKAMSARFMTKPEMVEVAGGHDNLAIAQHFYQLDRSERLDALRLLLLADQPESAVVFCNTKSECEQVATSLQNWGFSALSLNGDLDQRDRDRTLVQFANKSINVLVATDVAARGLDIDNLDAVFNFELAHEPELHIHRIGRTGRAGAQGKAFSFCRSNDDYKIALLEEALDISIQYDHLPSDSVLSRMPAEPQMITVLIDGGKKDKLRPGDVLGALTADKQLTGDDIGKIMITDIRSFVAIKRPSARIALAILAKGKLKGKNFRATLMQNRD